In Thunnus thynnus chromosome 13, fThuThy2.1, whole genome shotgun sequence, the following proteins share a genomic window:
- the si:ch211-283g2.1 gene encoding sodium- and chloride-dependent GABA transporter ine has translation MEFGPRRATEKTGGADMDQQPSRPTWSRQIEFTLAGIGCAVGLGNVWRFPYLCYRSGGGAFLVPYLLMLVVLGIPLLYMELTVGQYMRRGPVRALANVCPLLKGVGIASVAISFIMCTYYNVVITWALYYLFSSFQAPLPWQSCNNTWNTPNCTNHATNSSYTSTASQEFFKNKMLEQTAGVEEAGVIRWELFLILLLAWILIYLCIFKGVKSTGKVVYFTALFPYVILIALLINNAQLPGAIDGITFFIVPEWDKLLSVEVWVNAAAQIFNSIGIGFGSLMAMSSYNSFNNNVLKDTLTISIINSVTSILAGFVIFSGFGYMSHLQGIPVSNLAVDGPGLVYVVYPQAFANMPVSQLWAVMFFFMLLCLGLDSEFAMVEVMVTSLMDEFDQKLIKFFKRKELFVLAVCCAASILGIPCVMQVGIYVFQLMDHYTAIVSIMFLAFFEVIAICWSYGVNRLSDNLEEMTGKRANIFFRLCWLIVAPVLITVILIFSIIQFKPARYGDYVFPPWAQGVGWVIAMASIIWIPLGAIHTLWVLPGSFMQKLKLSIAPYALNETSKMPYYEGGGNRGDGYPVIAVISSTVSLPDKPPVQTNL, from the exons ATGGAGTTTGGGCCCAGACGAGCCACAGAGAAGACAGGAGGAGCAGACATGGATCAGCAACCCAGCAGACCAACATGGAGCAGGCAGATAGAGTTTACTCTGGCTGGCATTGGCTGCGCTGTGGGCTTGGGCAACGTTTGGAGGTTCCCTTATCTCTGCTACAGGAGTGGAGGAG GTGCCTTCCTGGTGCCATACTTGCTTATGCTGGTGGTGTTGGGGATCCCTCTGCTCTACATGGAGCTGACTGTGGGACAGTACATGAGGAGAGGGCCTGTCCGTGCTCTGGCTAATGTCTGTCCACTGTTAAAAG GAGTGGGCATTGCATCTGTTGCCATCTCCTTCATCATGTGCACCTATTACAATGTCGTCATCACCTGGGCCCTCTATTATCTCTTTAGCTCCTTCCAGGCACCGCTACCCTGGCAGAGTTGTAACAACACCTGGAACACACCTAACTGTACTAATCACGCCACCAACAGCAGCTACACCTCCACAGCCAGCCAGGAGTTCTTCAA AAATAAGATGCTGGAGCAGACTGCAGGAGTGGAGGAGGCAGGAGTGATACGGTGGGAGCTTTTCCTCATTCTCCTGCTGGCCTGGATCCTCATTTACCTTTGCATCTTTAAGGGTGTGAAATCGACAGGCAAG GTGGTGTACTTCACGGCTCTGTTCCCGTATGTTATCCTAATTGCCCTGCTGATCAATAATGCTCAGCTTCCTGGAGCAATAGATGGGATAACCTTCTTCATAGTGCCGGAGTGGGACAAGCTGCTCTCAGTGGAg GTGTGGGTGAATGCTGCAGCTCAGATTTTTAACTCCATCGGGATTGGTTTCGGCTCCCTCATGGCCATGTCCAGCTACAACTCCTTCAACAACAACGTTCTGAA GGACACACTGACTATATCCATCATCAACTCTGTCACTAGTATCCTGGCAGGCTTTGTTATTTTCTCTGGTTTTGGATACATGTCTCACTTGCAGGGCATTCCTGTCAGCAACCTGGCTGTGGATG GTCCAGGACTGGTTTATGTTGTTTACCCACAAGCCTTTGCCAACATGCCAGTGTCTCAGCTCTGGGCTGTGATGTTCTTCTTCATGCTTCTTTGCCTCGGACTGGACAGTGAG TTTGCAATGGTTGAAGTGATGGTGACCAGTCTCATGGACGAATTCGATCAAAAGCTGATTAAATTCTTCAAGCGCAAGGAGCTGTTTGTTCTTGCAGTTTGTTGTGCAGCCAGCATTCTTGGGATTCCTTGTGTCATGCAG GTGGGGATCTATGTTTTCCAGCTGATGGACCATTACACAGCCATAGTGTCCATCATGTTTCTTGCGTTCTTTGAGGTTATAGCCATCTGTTGGAGTTATG GTGTGAATCGACTTTCAGACAACCTGGAAGAGATGACTGGAAAGAGAGCAAACATCTTCTTCAGGCTGTGCTGGTTAATAGTTGCACCTGTGCTGATCACT GTCATCCTCATTTTCTCCATCATCCAATTCAAACCAGCTCGCTATGGAGACTATGTCTTCCCTCCCTGGGCTCAGGGGGTCGGCTGGGTCATAGCCATGGCCTCCATCATCTGGATTCCTTTGGGTGCCATTCACACATTGTGGGTGTTACCTGGTTCATTCATGCAG AAACTGAAACTGTCCATCGCACCATACGCCCTGAATGAGACGTCAAAAATGCCATATTATGAAGGAGGAGGGAACAGAGGAGACGGATATCCAGTCATAGCCGTCATCAGCTCCACCGTCTCTCTACCTGACAAACCTCCTGTTCAGACAAACCTCTGA
- the ggnbp2 gene encoding gametogenetin-binding protein 2: protein MARLVAVCREGEEDYPFLSRQIPLYIDDGLTMVMEFSDSVMDVDRHEINSSHWKQFSEYHSKLKQQDLNIALMVTSREVYGALSQLVPCVGCRRSVERLFSHLVESGNPALEPLTVKPTGMLSVTKACLADVKKLYTLFYVHGSKLNDMIDAIPKSKKNKRCQLHSLDTHKPKPLGGSWMDVWELMSQECRDEVVLIDSACLLETLETYLRKHRFCTDCKNKVLRAYNILVGELDCSKEKGYCAALYEGLCCCPHERHIHVCCETDFIAHLLGRAEPEFAGGYERRERHAKTIDIAQEEVLTCLGIHLYERLHKIWQKLRAEEQTWQILFHLGIDALRKSFEMAVEKMQGISRLEQFVEELSEEERAKELKQEKKRQKRKNRRKNKCGFDISEQEAEDKEKNLDEGSLECVEDSCKACGSHEEEEEEEEAGCEESVTANGSPSCSCPDNTKQDLSPLSNGSDCGYSSSMEGSEMGSREGSDVACSEGICNHDEAGEDANGHHCAEDKEEDGIDSCVDCWPHSEEKTQCKSKKKKKKGKGFCNEQGQKVEGCMSDRNKTGHNPPSSHTCRTKEIFSSLCGDTFASIALRLPWTVHQKNLSLNARPPEANRSLVELLDDSEATSDEENFLTEDEIQAFLERNQSFYTNRHQYRQLLKEKFTNYCRATERSKPVCGKWFATTSVN from the exons ATGGCACGTCTGGTCGCGGTTTGCAGGGAAGGTGAAGAGGACTACCCGTTCCTCTCCAGACAGATCCCCCTGTATATTGATGATGGTCTCACG ATGGTAATGGAATTTTCTGATAGTGTCATGGATGTTGATAGACACGAAATTAACAGTTCTCATTGGAAACAATTTTCTGAG TATCACTCCAAGTTGAAGCAACAGGATTTGAATATCGCCCTGATGGTGACATCCAGAGAGGTGTACGGTGCATTATCTCAGCTGGTGCCATGCGTGGGTTGCAGACGAAGTGTGGAGCGCCTTTTCTCCCATTTAGTGGAATCAGGGAACCCAGCCTTGGAGCCACTGACAGTGAAACCCACGGGCATGCTCTCTGTCACCAAGGCCTGTTTGGCAGACGTTAAGAAACTCTACACCCTCTTCTACGTCCACGG GTCAAAGTTGAATGACATGATTGATGCCATtccaaaaagcaaaaagaacaAACGATGCCAGTTACACTccttagacacacacaaacctaaACCTTTGGG TGGAAGCTGGATGGACGTGTGGGAGCTGATGTCTCAGGAGTGCAGGGATGAGGTGGTCCTCATTGATAGTGCCTGTCTCCTAGAGACGCTGGAGACATACCTGCGTAAACACAG GTTTTGTACTGACTGTAAGAATAAAGTGCTGAGGGCATACAACATCCTGGTAGGAGAATTGGACTGCAGTAAAGAGAAAGGCTACTGCGCTGCCTTGTATGAGGGACTGTGCTGTTGTCCTCACGAACGCCACATCCACGTGTGCTGTGAGACTGACTTCATCGCTCACCTCCTTGGCCGAGCAGAGCCTGAGTTCGCAGGAGGCTATGa aCGCAGAGAGAGACATGCCAAGACCATCGACATTGCGCAAGAAGAAGTCTTGACCTGTTTGGGCATTCACCTCTATGAGCGGCTGCATAAGATCTGGCAGAAACTACGAGCAGAGGAGCAGACCTGGCAGATACTCTTCCATTTGGGAATTGATGCACTACGTAAAAGTTTTGAG ATGGCGGTGGAGAAGATGCAGGGGATCAGTCGGCTAGAGCAGTTTGTTGAGgagctgtctgaggaggagagggcCAAAGAGctgaaacaggagaaaaagagacaaaagcgAAAAAATCGACGCAAAAACAAGTGTGGCTTTGACATATCTGAACAAGAGGCAGAGGACAAGGAGAAAAATCTGGATGAG GGTTCTCTTGAGTGTGTGGAGGACAGTTGCAAGGCCTGCGGGAgccatgaggaggaggaggaagaggaggaggccgGCTGTGAGGAGAGTGTCACCGCCAATGGAAGCCCATCCTGTAGCTGCCCAGACAACACCAAACAAG ATTTATCCCCCCTCAGCAACGGTAGTGACTGCGGTTACTCCTCAAGTATGGAGGGCAGTGAGATGGGATCACGGGAAGGCTCTGACGTTGCCTGCTCTGAGGGAATCTGCAACCATGACGAAGCAG GAGAAGACGCCAACGGCCATCACTGCGCTGAAGACAAGGAGGAGGACGGAATAGACAGTTGTGTGGACTGCTGGCCGCACTCCGAGGAAAAGACTCAGTGcaagagtaaaaagaagaaaaagaagggcAAAGGTTTCTGCAATGAACAG GGACAAAAAGTCGAAGGTTGTATGTCAGATAGGAACAAAACGGGCCACAATCCGCCATCATCACACACTTGCCGAACCAAAGAAATCTTTTCCTCCTTATGTGGTGATACATTTGCCAGCATTGCCCTACGGTTACCATGGACAGTACATCAGAAGAACCTCAGCCTTAATGCCAGGCCTCCGGAAGCAAACAGAAGTCTTGTGGAACTTCTG GATGATTCTGAAGCGACTTCAGATGAAGAAAACTTTCTGACAGAGGATGAAATCCAAGCGTTTTTAGAAAGAAACCAATCCTTCTACACCAACCGTCACCAGTACCGACAGCTCCTGAAAGAGAAATTCACCAACTACTGCCGTGCCACTGAGCGAAGTAAGCCAGTCTGTGGCAAGTGGTTTGCCACCACCAGTGTCAACTAA
- the dhrs11a gene encoding dehydrogenase/reductase SDR family member 11a — protein MERWKGRVALVTGASVGIGAAVARALVQQGMRVVGCARNVDKIEKLAAECQSAGYSGTLIPYKCDLSNEEEILSMFSAIKTLHKGVDVCINNAGLAHNEPLLSGKTEGWRNMIDVNVLALSICTREAYKSMKERNVDDGHIININSMGGHRVVPSADEHFYCATKYAVTALTEGIRQELREANTHIRATCISPGIVETEFAFRHHNSDPEKAAAVYESMKCLKAEDIASAVTFVLSAPPHVQIGDVQMRPVEQVS, from the exons ATGGAGCGGTGGAAAGGCAGAGTGGCCCTGGTGACCGGAGCCTCGGTGGGGATTGGAGCGGCTGTAGCCCGGGCACTGGTCCAGCAAGGCATGAGGGTTGTCGGCTGTGCCAGGAATGTCGACAAAATAGAG aagCTGGCAGCGGAATGTCAGAGTGCAGGCTACAGTGGCACGTTGATCCCTTACAAGTGTGACCTATCCAACGAGGAAGAGATCCTGTCCATGTTTTCAGCCATCAAGACGCTGCACAAGGGCGTGGACGTATGCATCAACAATGCTGGGTTGGCCCATAATGAGCCCTTACTCAGCGGGAAGACAGAGGGCTGGAGAAACATGATCGAC GTGAATGTCTTAGCCTTGTCTATCTGCACCCGTGAGGCATACAAATCAATGAAGGAGAGGAATGTGGATGATGGTCACATCATCAATATTAACAG TATGGGTGGGCACCGAGTCGTCCCGAGTGCTGATGAGCATTTCTACTGTGCCACTAAATACGCTGTGACTGCTCTGACTGAGGGAATCCGGCAAGAACTACGAGAAGCAAACACCCACATCAGAGCCACA TGTATATCACCTGGAATAGTGGAGACGGAGTTTGCCTTCCGGCACCATAACAGTGATCCAGAGAAAGCAGCCGCAGTGTACGAGAGTATGAAA TGTTTGAAAGCAGAAGACATAGCCAGTGCAGTCACATTTGTCCTCAGTGCCCCTCCTCATGTCCAG ATTGGAGATGTGCAGATGAGGCCAGTAGAGCAGGTGTCATAG